A section of the Methanococcus vannielii SB genome encodes:
- the purF gene encoding amidophosphoribosyltransferase: MCGIFGIYSHEKSNIVKKVYYGLYALQHRGQEGAGIAVGNGKEIGYYKGLGLVPEVFSNKNLQNLYGHIGIGHVRYSTTGGNIIENCQPFVVNSSFGKIAIAHNGDIVNSSELKRELEKNGHIFVSSTDSEVIAQLLVRELLKDDDIISAIMKVTEKLNGAYSLLIIYDDTLIALRDPKGFKPLCIGKDEGAYYFSSESCALDIVNVDFEKDVSPGEMVVIKNNEMKTYKLPNSNGNASTCMFEYVYFARPDSVIDGISVYAVRRNIGRILARENPNNSDVVSPVPDSGIIFSQGYTEEASVPYYEALIKNRYIGRTFILPTQEERDLAVRLKLNPVKHLLRDKKVTLIDDSIVRGTTSGKIIKMARKAGAKEVHLRIGSPRIVSPCFYGIDMATTKELIASSKTDEEISECIGADSVAYLSINGLVEAIGRNDLCLACLTGKYPTDVSCKFNCEK; this comes from the coding sequence ATGTGTGGAATCTTTGGTATTTATTCTCATGAGAAAAGTAATATCGTCAAAAAAGTTTATTACGGGCTTTATGCACTCCAACACCGAGGTCAAGAAGGTGCAGGTATTGCAGTAGGTAATGGTAAAGAAATAGGGTATTATAAAGGACTAGGGCTTGTTCCAGAAGTTTTTTCAAATAAAAATCTTCAAAATTTGTATGGACATATTGGAATTGGCCACGTTAGATACTCTACAACTGGCGGAAACATAATTGAAAATTGTCAGCCTTTTGTTGTAAATAGCTCTTTTGGAAAAATTGCAATTGCCCATAATGGCGATATTGTAAATTCCTCAGAATTAAAGCGAGAACTCGAAAAAAATGGGCATATATTTGTTTCATCAACCGATTCGGAAGTAATTGCGCAACTTTTAGTAAGGGAACTTTTAAAAGATGACGATATAATATCCGCAATTATGAAAGTTACAGAAAAACTAAATGGTGCATATTCTCTTTTAATAATTTACGATGATACCCTAATTGCACTAAGGGATCCGAAAGGTTTTAAACCACTTTGTATTGGAAAAGATGAGGGTGCATACTATTTTAGCTCAGAAAGTTGCGCGCTTGATATAGTAAACGTTGATTTTGAAAAAGATGTTTCCCCCGGGGAAATGGTTGTTATTAAAAATAATGAAATGAAAACTTACAAACTTCCAAATTCAAATGGCAATGCATCAACATGCATGTTTGAATATGTTTATTTTGCAAGACCTGATTCAGTAATTGATGGAATAAGTGTTTATGCCGTTAGGAGAAATATTGGGCGGATTCTTGCAAGGGAAAATCCAAATAATTCTGACGTGGTTTCCCCAGTACCTGACTCGGGAATTATATTTTCACAAGGATATACTGAAGAAGCAAGTGTTCCATACTACGAAGCTTTAATTAAAAATAGATATATTGGAAGAACATTTATTCTTCCAACCCAAGAAGAACGAGATTTAGCGGTAAGACTTAAATTAAATCCTGTGAAACACCTTTTAAGGGATAAAAAAGTAACATTAATTGATGACAGTATAGTACGAGGTACTACCTCTGGAAAAATTATAAAAATGGCAAGAAAAGCAGGTGCAAAAGAAGTACATTTAAGAATAGGCTCTCCAAGAATAGTTTCACCATGTTTTTACGGAATAGACATGGCAACGACAAAGGAATTAATTGCAAGTTCAAAAACAGATGAAGAAATTTCAGAAT
- a CDS encoding 50S ribosomal protein L37e: MTKGTPSQGRHNKGSNHIVCRRCGRRAYHVRKKACAACGFGKSTKIKRFAWKWKKVTGKGNRLK, translated from the coding sequence ATGACAAAAGGAACACCCTCCCAAGGAAGACATAATAAAGGTTCAAACCACATAGTATGCAGAAGATGCGGTAGAAGAGCATACCATGTTAGAAAAAAAGCATGTGCAGCATGTGGATTTGGTAAAAGCACCAAAATCAAAAGATTTGCATGGAAATGGAAAAAAGTAACAGGAAAAGGAAATAGATTAAAATAA
- a CDS encoding LSm family protein, whose translation MMDTQRPLDALGKSINTNVTVYLKDGKLVKGRLKAYDLHMNVALENAKIESDEEKEFPMLVVRGDNVLYVSL comes from the coding sequence ATGATGGACACACAAAGACCATTAGATGCTTTAGGTAAGTCAATTAACACAAATGTTACTGTGTACTTAAAAGACGGTAAACTTGTTAAGGGAAGACTAAAAGCTTATGACTTACACATGAATGTTGCATTAGAAAATGCAAAAATTGAAAGTGATGAAGAAAAAGAATTCCCAATGTTGGTCGTAAGGGGCGACAACGTACTTTACGTATCACTATAA
- a CDS encoding 3-isopropylmalate dehydratase large subunit, with protein sequence MVMTLAEKILAKASGNSQVSPGDIVMAKVETAMVHDITGPLSVNTLKKEGIEKVWDNEKIVIPFDHQIPADSINAAENHILMRNFVKEQGIKHFYDIREGVCHQVLPEKGHVVPGTVIVGADSHTCTYGAFGSFATGIGSTDMAAVFATGELWFKVPETMYFNISGHLKPEVMSKDIILSIIGMVGADGATYKAAQFAGETVKEMTIASRMTMSNMAIEMGGKAGLIEPDRKTVEYVKTAMEKNNTARPFDIIIGDKNAEYEEKFEIEVNDLEPVMACPHNVDNVKTVREVSGTPIDQVFIGSCTNGRIEDLRAALNVIEKHGGISKDIRVIVTPASRSVMLKALDEGLIQKFYKYGCVVTNPSCSACMGALYGLLGPKEVGIATSNRNFRGREGSLESDVYLASPITAAACAVKGEIIDPRDL encoded by the coding sequence ATGGTAATGACACTAGCTGAGAAAATTTTGGCAAAAGCTTCAGGAAATAGTCAGGTTTCACCTGGAGATATCGTAATGGCAAAAGTAGAAACTGCAATGGTTCATGACATCACTGGCCCGCTTTCAGTAAATACGCTGAAAAAAGAAGGTATTGAAAAAGTATGGGATAATGAAAAAATAGTTATTCCATTTGACCACCAAATCCCCGCAGACAGTATCAATGCTGCAGAAAACCATATATTAATGAGAAACTTTGTAAAAGAGCAGGGCATTAAGCATTTTTATGACATAAGGGAAGGAGTATGCCATCAAGTACTACCTGAAAAAGGTCATGTTGTTCCAGGAACCGTAATTGTTGGTGCAGACAGCCATACGTGTACTTATGGTGCATTTGGTTCATTTGCAACAGGCATTGGAAGTACAGACATGGCAGCAGTATTTGCAACAGGAGAATTATGGTTCAAAGTTCCAGAAACAATGTATTTTAATATTTCTGGACATTTAAAGCCGGAAGTAATGTCTAAGGACATAATTTTAAGTATAATTGGAATGGTTGGTGCAGACGGTGCTACATATAAAGCTGCACAGTTTGCTGGTGAAACCGTAAAAGAAATGACAATTGCATCAAGAATGACGATGTCAAACATGGCAATTGAAATGGGCGGAAAAGCAGGCTTAATTGAACCGGATAGAAAAACAGTAGAGTATGTTAAAACTGCAATGGAAAAAAATAACACAGCAAGGCCTTTTGATATAATCATTGGGGACAAAAATGCAGAGTATGAAGAAAAGTTTGAAATTGAAGTAAATGACTTAGAACCCGTAATGGCGTGCCCACATAATGTTGATAATGTAAAAACCGTTAGAGAAGTTTCAGGAACCCCTATTGACCAAGTATTTATTGGTTCATGTACAAACGGAAGAATAGAAGATTTAAGGGCAGCTTTAAACGTAATTGAAAAACACGGGGGAATTTCAAAAGATATCCGGGTTATAGTAACGCCTGCTTCAAGAAGTGTAATGCTAAAAGCACTTGATGAAGGATTAATTCAGAAATTCTATAAGTACGGCTGTGTTGTAACAAACCCTTCATGTTCTGCATGTATGGGTGCATTGTACGGTCTTTTAGGGCCTAAAGAAGTTGGTATTGCAACATCAAACAGGAACTTTAGGGGGAGAGAAGGTTCGCTTGAATCAGACGTTTATCTTGCATCGCCAATTACTGCGGCTGCATGTGCAGTTAAGGGGGAAATTATCGACCCAAGAGACCTTTAA
- a CDS encoding CBS domain-containing protein — protein sequence MLIKDVMNEDFLTFLLNDIAGEVIQKLYKSKKSYAAVVEDGKIVGWITSLDLLTGCKHVKIEEAMLFLDEIKILSPNDELTDELILKMIENEVFAYPVVGENDKIIGTLSVFDILKILKY from the coding sequence TTGCTTATAAAAGACGTCATGAACGAAGACTTTTTAACGTTTTTACTTAATGATATAGCTGGAGAAGTAATTCAAAAGCTTTACAAAAGTAAAAAAAGCTATGCAGCAGTGGTCGAGGATGGAAAGATTGTAGGTTGGATTACATCATTAGACTTACTTACTGGTTGTAAGCATGTAAAAATTGAGGAAGCAATGTTATTTTTAGATGAAATTAAGATTTTAAGTCCAAACGATGAATTAACTGACGAATTAATTCTTAAAATGATTGAAAACGAAGTTTTTGCTTATCCTGTTGTAGGCGAAAATGATAAGATTATTGGCACATTGAGTGTTTTTGACATTTTAAAAATATTAAAATATTAA